TTTCTGTTCTTAGAAACTCTAATTGGGTAAACCCAAGTCTGTTTCTGGTCTAAAATTTCCAGGGCTTGAGCCTCATTCAATTGGCAGTTTTTGGCTCTTTGTTTCATCAATGTTGATTGAAGCTGTTATCTTTCAGTTGAAACTCTGTATAGTTCTTGTTTCAAATTTCCAGAAGTTGGGTCtccttcaaaattaaaaattcccCATTTCCTGTTTGGTCTATACTTAGTGAAACTGGTATCATGTGGCTCTATATGTTTGTAGATGGATATTTCTATCTTTTTTCACTCCCATAGCGGGTCTTTTTGCACCCCCACGCCCCTCTCGCCCCCCCTTTATTTCAATTGGTAAGCTTTCACTTTTCAGTTAAATATTTCTACTGCTGTGACCTGTTTTTGTTTTATCATTGACAACAATCTCAATTTCAATGGATCCActcatttaaagcattttacaTGAAGTTCTGGTGTCCATATATCATACACTTGAGTTTTGCATAATATTGAAAACGTATGTCTATGCTTCCCATCTTTGTCAGCTGACACTTCTTTTTGTGTTATAATTATACTACTTTTgtgctctctcttgctctttgaGTCATGTTTACAGTCTCCTGTGTCATGCTTGATTGTAGGTGTCAATGTCAGTTGTATGTGGCCTACCTATCCTTGAATGTGTATATTGTTTGGCATGTGCTCGCTGGGTGTGGAAGAAATGCCTCTATACTGCAGGCCATGAGAGCGAGAACTGGGGTCTTGCCACAGCTGAAGAATTTGAGCCTGTACCCCGTCTATGTCGCCTGATCCTATCTGTCTATGAAGATGACCTCCAAAATCCCCTTTGGGCTCCCCCTGAAGGATATGGTATTAACCTTGATTGGGTGATCTTACGCAAGAATTATGATGAAATCCAAGGACAAGCTCCTCCTTATATGATCTACCTTGATCATGACAATGCAGATATAGTCCTTGCTATTAGGGGTCTTAACCTTGCCAAGGAAAGTGATTATGCAGTTTTACTTGATGACAAACTAGGGCAGACAACATTTGATGGTGGGTATGTTCACAATGGGCTATTGAAGGCAGCTGAATGGGTTTTGGATGCAGAGTGCAAGGTTCTTCGGGAGCTGGTTGAGAGAAATCCAAACTATACATTGACATTTGCTGGGCATTCGTTAGGCTCTGGGGTGGTAACATTGTTAGCAATGGCGGCAATTCAGAATCGGGATAAATTGGGTAACATTGAGAGGAAGAGGGTTAGATGCTATGCGATGGCTCCAGCTAGATGCGTATCACTGAATTTGGCTGTCAGATATGCGGATATAATCAATTCTGTTGTGTTACAGGTAAGATTATTACAGTCCTTCCAGTGTGTTTTTTACCATGGTGATTTCACTATTATAAATAATCAAGGCTGCCATCATGTGGTATATTTTGTTTCAGTTATTTGGAATGAGTAAGTGAATAATTGGAAAAGAATTATTACTTGGTAATGAAACATGTATCTTTTCATAATGATGATTTTCCTGTATGTAACTGTGTTAAATTGAATACCTTCCTATCATTAAAATTGACATtgataattaatatttatttatttttatttccattttatacAAATTAATCATCCGTACAACGTCCATGAACCATTGGTTACTATCCTATATTTTCCTTCCATTGTTGCAATAGCCATATGTATAAATGTGCTCACATTCTAACATGAATTATTGTGATGAACCAGGATGATTTCTTACCACGGACAACTGCTGCTTTGGAAAATGTTTTCAAGTCGCTTTTCTGGTAAAAATATAATAGCTTTGATGCACTCTTTCAATACCAGGTCCCTTTATATTTGCTTGATTTCTAAAACAAGGAAAGTTTAATACAATAACCAAACCTACACCACCATCCaagaaatattataaaaattacgataaaaaatattataagaagaaaaagaaaagggctgAAGAaacttcaaagcctcaaaagaaagataaacctcaaaaatttaagaatcaaaaaacATGTTTCAAGTGTGGTAAAAAGGGACATTATGCAAAAGATTGTAGAGttaaacaagaaataaaagaacttaacataggAAAAAGATTAAAAAGACAAATGTTAAATTTAATTATCAATAGTGATTCAGAAGAATCAGAAACCTCTTATTCCAGTTCTTCTGAAAAGgaatttattaatgaaattatttcAAGTTTTGAATCTCTTAATACTTCTTCGGAAGAATCTTGTCAAGAAGACTTAGGATTTTGTTCTTGCAATAAATGCTCAAAATCTgttaatgttatttcaaaaaccaatgAAATTATTCTAGAAATGATTGAGCATATTcaagaaccaaaaattaaaaataagtatctacaaaaattaaaaagaaacctAGAAAAGGATAAACTTCCAAAAATAAATGAAGGATATAACCTTGAAGAAATATTTGACAGATTCAAAACCAAAGAATTACCAAAATAAAATTTAACCATACAAAACTTACAAAGAGAGGTtaatcaaactaaagaagaaataaaaaggtTAAAAGAACAAGGTGAAGAATTTAAGCAAGAAATGCTTCTTTTAAACTCAAAAgttgaaaaaattaataataaaggaaaagaaaaaattacctcagatgatgaagatgattttCAGATTAATCAAGGATTTCTTAATTATTTATCAAAGGTTAATATTCATAAATGGTATTCTAATGTTAAGATTGTCATTAACAAAGATTTTATTCTTAAAGGCTGTGCCTTACTTGATACAGGAGCTGATCTTAACTGTATTCAAGAAGGTCTTATTCCTACttgttattatgaaaaaacaaAAGTTCAATTATTTATTGCAACAAATTCTACgctcaaaatacaatacaaaatttctaATGCTCACATTTGTAAAGATAATATTTGCCTCAAAACTACTTttgtacttgtcaaaaatatgcaacaagaaattaTTCTTGGAACCCCTTTCTTTACGATGATATACCCTTTTTCAGTAAATGAAAAAGgaatcttcacatccatttgtaaTCAAGAAATTACGTTTGAATTTATAGATAAAATGCATGAGAAAGAAATCAATACACTTAAAGACTTAGGAACAAGCAAAAtaaatcttattcaaaataaacAAAAGCATATTAAGTCTTTATCAAgagaaatttatcataaaaaaattgaagaataaaTTCAATCCCCAGAAATCAAAAGACAAATTAATTTATTTCAAGAAAGACTTGAAAAAGAAGTCTGTTCTGACCTCCCAAATGCTTTTTGGGACAGAAAGAAACACTTAATCAAACTACCTTACGTTAAAGGATTTAATGAAGAAAAAATACCCACGAAAGCAAGACCAATTCAAATGAATAAAGAATTACTTGAGTATTGTAAGaaagaaattcaagaattactcaataaaaatttaataaggaaaagtaAATCTCCTTGGAGTTGTGCAGCTTTCTATGTTCAGaatcaagctgaaatagaaagaggagCTCCAAGACTTGTTATTAATTACAAACCTTTAAATAAAGCCTTGcaatggattaggtatccaatacctaacaaaagagatttactcaatagacttaatactgcttcaatatattcaaaatttgatatgaagtcaggattttggcaaatacaaattgCTGAAGAGGATAAGTACAAAACAGCATTTACAGTACCATTCGGACACtacgaatggaatgtaatgcctTTTGGACTTAAGAATGCCCCTTCAGAAttccaaaatattatgaatgaaatttttaataattacacAAACTTCACTATTGTATACATCGACGATGTCCTCGTATACTCTGAGTCAATTAGTCAACATTTTAAGCATCTTAATACTTTCTACAATATTGTTAAAAAGAACGGTTTAGTCGTTTCTAAACCCAAGATTAAATTATTTCAAACTAATATTAGATTTCTTGagcatcaaatttatcaaaataaaattacccCAATCCAAAGATCCCTAGAATTTGCAGATAAGTTCCCAAATGAGattatcaataaaaatcaattacaaagatttCTAGGATGCCTTAATTACGTTTCAGATTTTATCCCAAATCTTAGAATTTTAATCAAACCACTGTTTAAAAGACTTAAGAAAAATCCTCCAAATTGGAATGAAGAATGTACCCAAATTATTATTAAAGTCAAAACTCTTGTCAAAACCTTACCATGCCTTAGTCTTCCTGACCCAGAAGCCTTATGATTGTTGAAACGGACGCCTCTAATGAAGGATTTGGAGGTATACTTAAACAAAGAATTAATTCAAAAGAAACCCTGGTTAGATTTCACTCAGGAGCCTGGTCAGGTCCTCAAATCAATTACTCCACCATCAAAAAGGAAATGCTTTCAATAGTTTTGTGCATTCAAAAGTTTCAAGATGATTTGATTAACAAAGAGTTTAAACAAATAGCAGTTTCacaaaaaaggggagaaaaacTGTCCTCAAAGTAAACTATGATTGTTTAAAAATTCAATGACATTATAGCAGTTTCAGAATTTGAATTGCAAACATTCAAACAAAACTTTTTTAGTATGAATAAAGTTATGTGAAGCAAAATATCAATTGTTCATAAAAAAGAAGTTACTTATGTGGATAATTCTGCTTGCAAAGTTAAGGGGCTGGCCTGTGTTATCAAAAAAGGCATAAGCAGGGCACACTTGAGGCAAGGTGATCCAAAAGCAGATCGAGTGTAGAAGAACATTGCAGTGCATCTGCAGGCATATCCCTCAAATTTTTGTGCACATGCCTTGGGGACGCATCATGCACATTTTACACATTTTATAAAAATCACATACGCATTTTGCGCTGTTTAAAAAATGCATTCTCTTGTTAGCTGCAATTAAGTGATAAACAACCACGGTAAGGCAGTTAGTAGGCTTAAAATGCCTCAAAAATGGTTTGTGAAAGAGAAATTACTTCCTTCATATacttatttagttatttttataaattgattgtaatagatatatttttaacttttttttttccataattttttaagTAATATTCTATATAAGAAACTCAAATCCCAAATTCCACAAGGCCTCAAGGCTTACTCCTGAGCTGAGTAGGTAAAATGCTTTGCCTTAGGGCACACATTGACGCAAGGTGATCCAAAAGCACATCAATACACtctaaagattttaaaaaatgcaGTGTATCTGCAGGAATATGCCTAAAATATTTGTGCGCATGCCTTGGGGACACATTATGCGCATTATAGCTTTTTTGCGCTGTTTAAAAAAAAAGCATTTTCTTGTTTTGTTCTTTTGGTAAGAAGTAAGCATCAAATATTACCAATAAGGGGAATACGAGCAAGGAGTAGCTAACAGAAGCTGAACTCCCACAACAATACAAAAACAGAAAGAGAAATTCAGATACACCCAGGTACTAGAAGAATTAGAGCCACGCAGTTTAACATCTTTGACAATAGACTTCACAACAGCATTGCTATCAGGATCAGCATCACGATATAAAATCTCATTTCGAAATCTCCAAATGTAGTAAATGGCAGCTGCCCAGGTAATCTTCTTAATCTCATCTTCTTTAGAGTTACCCGTATTTctcatattttcaatatttcctTGCCAACTGTTTACTGCACCTCCAATATTAAGATCAGAACATGCTTTAAAGAATATCCTTTTTGAGTAAGAACCCTCAAAAAACGAATGATTCCTTGATTCCAGATCGGAATTAAACAACCTGCAGCTGCTGTTAGTTATTTTTCCCCAATTTCTAAGCTTTTCGAAAGTTGTCGATCTGTTTAGAGAAGCAAGCCAACAGATAAACCCATGTTTGGGAATTACCTTCTTTAACCAAATAACCTGAGTGCAATCAACCTTGGGCTTCTTTCCCCTGATATGCTTAAAAACTGAAGCAGCAGTGAACTTCCCTCTTAGTTAAATTCCAATTTAAACATCATCATTTATAGAAGGGCAGAAATTTATATCACTGACCATATCCTGAACTGTTCTTGTAAATCTCCTTGACCAAGAATTTAGCAAGCTTATCAAATTTTTGTATATCCAGGTCATGCTGAAGATGAGCCCCATATTTCTGAAACAAACGGCTATGAGGTGCCAATTATCATATAAAATGCAGATATTAActccaaaattaattttatattttatcaaaGAGTATACCATGTGTCTGAGTCTCAAAAGGTTCTTCCCAATCCAAGTGTCATAAGGAAGCTCTTTAATTGCCCAAAAACTCTTTATTATAAGCATGTACCCATACAACCCAAAAGAATTGCTTGGATATGCAAATTTTCCAAATATGCTTCATTAGACAGACTTTTCCACATTCAGCCACCAGCTTCAACTGCAAGCCCCTCTCATCTACTGGCTTACAGACTTCTTCCCACTCGACTTTACTAGAAAGCTTTAAacattcttttcaaaaataatcaCCTCATTTGGAAGATGAAAAGCAGCAAACAATAAATTTGGGTGTTCAGAAGCACAGGTTTTATCGACTGTAACCTCCCAGCATATGAAAGAAATTTAGAAGTCCATTTGCAGATTTTACTAGAAATTCTATCCATCAAAATTTCACAATCATTTCTACTAATCCTTTTAGTAACCAAGGGTAAACCAAGGTATCTCACTGGAAGTTTATCCATAGAGAAGCCAAAAAATGAGCTATTGCTTTAGCCTCATTTTCACTGATTCCAGAGTAGAAAAACTTAAATTTAGAGACACTTTACTTAAGATCAGTGATCTGATAAAGTTCATGAAGAATATTCTTTATACATTTGGCAGAGCTAACATCACCCATAGTCAAGATTAGTAAATCATCGGCATTGCATAGATTAAGCAAGCCAATTTTCCTGCATCTTGGATGATAAGAAAGTTGCTCAACTTTCAGCATGCTTCAAAAGTCTGGATAAGATTTCCATAATCATGGCAAACAAATAGAGAGAAACAGGATCCCCTTGCCTACACCCATTGCTCCTTTAAGATAATCTTAAGGTTTACCATTAATCAAGATGGAAAAACAGGGAGAAGTAGTGCAAGCCTTTATCCATTCAATAAATATTTTAGGAGTCTCAATGCACTCAAGTAGCTTCAAAATAGAAACCCAATGCACAGAATCAAAGGCTTTCATAAGATCAACCTTTAAAGCAATTCGACCTGGCTTTTTATTGAGATGGTGGCTGCTTAGAAGTTATTGAGCCACCAGGTAGTTATCATGTATTGATCCGTCCTTAATAAAAAGCTGCCTGATTAAATTCACAAAGTCACCAATACGCTTTTGTAATATATTAGCCAAGATTTTAGTTatcttttaattaaacaaattgcAACAAGCAATAGGTCTAAAATCTTTTGCTTGAGAAGGATTCTTGACTTTTGGAACTAACACTTTGAATGTAGCATTCAATTGCTTTAACAATCTGCAGTCTCCAAAGAAAGATAGGATAGCAGTAGTAACATCCTTTCTAATGATGGGCCaacaagctttaaaaattttcccattaAATTCATCCGGATCCGGAGCTTTATCGtcagaaaatgagaaaaaacatCCCTGATTTCTCTCTTAGTAACAGGTTCCCCAAAAGATCCTTGTGGTCTGAATTccaagaaaaattaataattcccCTGAGATAATCCCAATTGCAATGATTAACATTACTATCATGGCTTCCCAGTAAAATTTTGCAGAAAAATGCAGCAATTCAGCAACTATCCTTTCCTCTGATAATCTTTCACCATTAGCATTCTCAAGGTACCTGACCTGGGATTTTATTCTTCTATCATTAACCACAGCTGAGAAATATTTATTATGCTTATCTCCAAGAGTAAGGCAATTCTCTCTAGACTTTTGTTGAAGAATATCCTCCTCAGCCTTATAAAAAAACCAAGACTCATCCATTTTCATTTTTGCAGTAGCAGAATCTATAGTACCAGCTAAAACATCAGCCTGTGCAGGCAAGATGATATCTCTACCAGCATTAATGCTGCTGTTGATTTTGCTGAAATAAGTTCTAAGAAAGATTCTTAGTCTTACTTTTAGCAACTTTAATTTCTTTGTGAGATAGAACATTAGGGTGCCATTAACTATAACATCCCAAGAATAGCCACTG
This region of Malania oleifera isolate guangnan ecotype guangnan chromosome 10, ASM2987363v1, whole genome shotgun sequence genomic DNA includes:
- the LOC131166353 gene encoding uncharacterized protein LOC131166353 isoform X2, with protein sequence MSVVCGLPILECVYCLACARWVWKKCLYTAGHESENWGLATAEEFEPVPRLCRLILSVYEDDLQNPLWAPPEGYGINLDWVILRKNYDEIQGQAPPYMIYLDHDNADIVLAIRGLNLAKESDYAVLLDDKLGQTTFDGGYVHNGLLKAAEWVLDAECKVLRELVERNPNYTLTFAGHSLGSGVVTLLAMAAIQNRDKLGNIERKRVRCYAMAPARCVSLNLAVRYADIINSVVLQDDFLPRTTAALENVFKSLFWIGRFPPVVRTAVPVDGRFDHVVLSCNVTSDHAIIWIERESQRALDLMLERDRIMEIPAKQRMERQKSLARDHNEEYIAALQRAVALAVPLAYSPSRYGTFHEMEVGEHSHRLSQEVSFLSSKNNRESWDELVERLFDTDESGHMVLKKL
- the LOC131166353 gene encoding uncharacterized protein LOC131166353 isoform X1, translating into MSVVCGLPILECVYCLACARWVWKKCLYTAGHESENWGLATAEEFEPVPRLCRLILSVYEDDLQNPLWAPPEGYGINLDWVILRKNYDEIQGQAPPYMIYLDHDNADIVLAIRGLNLAKESDYAVLLDDKLGQTTFDGGYVHNGLLKAAEWVLDAECKVLRELVERNPNYTLTFAGHSLGSGVVTLLAMAAIQNRDKLGNIERKRVRCYAMAPARCVSLNLAVRYADIINSVVLQDDFLPRTTAALENVFKSLFCLPCLLCLMCLKDTCTLEEKMLKDPRRLYAPGRLYHIVERKPFRIGRFPPVVRTAVPVDGRFDHVVLSCNVTSDHAIIWIERESQRALDLMLERDRIMEIPAKQRMERQKSLARDHNEEYIAALQRAVALAVPLAYSPSRYGTFHEMEVGEHSHRLSQEVSFLSSKNNRESWDELVERLFDTDESGHMVLKKL